The Enterococcus rotai genome includes a window with the following:
- a CDS encoding formylglycine-generating enzyme family protein yields the protein MKRIPSGTFVMGNTSLENGFFEDAETPVQLMTVACFDMDETSVTNKCFQTFINETGYQTDAERFGNSSVFYLLIPEVNRKDYQSVGKMFWWLTVPGASWKHPEGPTSDIKERMDHPVVHVSYDDAIAYCKWANKRLPTEVEWEYVARNKQDALYPWGEELLKGNQHHCNIWQGNFPFENTQEDGFLGTAPVKSFEVNQYGIYQMIGNIWEWCANPSKIPLSELATGQSKTGPIKDEFAIRGGSFLCHQSYCKRYRVFSRNGSYRENTTSNMGFRCAKDC from the coding sequence ATGAAACGGATTCCAAGTGGTACCTTTGTCATGGGCAATACTAGCTTAGAAAATGGTTTTTTTGAAGATGCTGAAACGCCGGTACAGCTAATGACAGTCGCTTGTTTCGATATGGATGAAACAAGTGTGACAAATAAATGCTTTCAAACTTTTATTAACGAAACGGGATATCAGACTGATGCCGAACGATTTGGAAACTCAAGTGTTTTTTATCTACTGATTCCAGAGGTAAACAGAAAAGATTACCAAAGCGTCGGAAAAATGTTTTGGTGGTTGACCGTACCCGGAGCTTCCTGGAAGCATCCAGAAGGACCGACAAGTGATATTAAAGAAAGAATGGATCATCCTGTTGTTCATGTCTCTTATGATGATGCTATTGCATATTGTAAGTGGGCAAATAAACGATTACCAACGGAAGTAGAATGGGAATATGTTGCTAGAAATAAACAAGATGCTCTGTATCCGTGGGGAGAGGAGTTGCTAAAAGGAAATCAACATCATTGTAATATTTGGCAAGGAAATTTTCCGTTTGAAAATACGCAAGAAGATGGTTTTCTTGGGACGGCACCTGTCAAATCTTTTGAAGTAAATCAATACGGAATATATCAAATGATTGGCAATATCTGGGAATGGTGTGCGAATCCGAGTAAAATTCCGTTGTCAGAATTAGCAACTGGGCAGTCGAAAACTGGACCAATCAAAGATGAGTTCGCAATTCGAGGAGGCTCGTTTTTATGTCATCAAAGTTATTGTAAACGATATCGAGTGTTTTCCAGAAATGGATCTTATCGAGAGAATACAACAAGTAATATGGGTTTTCGCTGTGCCAAAGATTGCTGA
- a CDS encoding PTS transporter subunit EIIC: protein MSYEPLAKTIVELIGQKENVKSVTHCATRLRFKLKDEEKADTEAINQLDGVVTVMQSGGQYQVVIGTHVSQVYEYVLSELALMQADPHLGTETEADDQGQESLFNRLIDIISSVFTPILGILAASGMIKGLVAVLLVTGVVTPDSGTYQILWAVGDALFYFFPVALGYTSAKKFNLNPLIGIVIGSALLYPNLANLIGTPAPSVMFQGTLFEAPVYFKFLGIPVLMMSYGQSVIPIILATFCAAKLESWLQKVCPDVVKMFFVPFFTLIIVIPLTFIMIGPIATWASSLLSSAVLWIYNVSPPLAGAVIGGLWQVLVMFGLHWGFIPIGLLNIQSFGYDPVMALMFAVPFATMGAVLGVMLKTKDKKVKSLCAPCFITGIFGISEPAIYGITLPRKIPFYCTLIAGAVGGTIMGFAGSKTYTQGGMGIFALPNRISENGLDMGFYGSLIGIIAAFIVAFILTFVFWKEHQTN, encoded by the coding sequence ATGAGTTATGAACCATTAGCTAAAACGATTGTTGAACTTATTGGTCAAAAGGAAAATGTTAAAAGTGTCACGCATTGTGCAACTCGGTTGCGTTTCAAATTGAAAGATGAAGAGAAAGCTGATACTGAAGCGATCAATCAGTTGGATGGTGTGGTGACGGTCATGCAAAGTGGGGGGCAGTATCAGGTTGTTATTGGTACTCATGTCAGTCAGGTTTATGAGTATGTTTTATCAGAGTTAGCTCTAATGCAAGCGGATCCGCACTTGGGTACAGAAACAGAAGCGGATGATCAAGGGCAGGAAAGTTTATTCAATCGGTTGATTGATATTATTTCAAGTGTATTTACTCCCATTTTGGGAATCTTAGCAGCTTCCGGAATGATCAAGGGTCTTGTTGCCGTTTTACTCGTAACAGGTGTTGTTACACCAGATTCAGGGACTTATCAAATATTATGGGCCGTAGGCGATGCATTATTTTATTTTTTTCCAGTAGCTTTAGGTTATACGTCTGCAAAAAAATTCAATTTGAACCCACTTATAGGGATTGTGATTGGCTCTGCTTTATTGTATCCAAATTTAGCCAATTTGATTGGAACTCCCGCACCTTCTGTTATGTTTCAAGGAACACTATTTGAAGCGCCAGTCTACTTTAAGTTTCTAGGTATCCCAGTACTTATGATGAGTTATGGCCAATCAGTTATTCCAATCATTTTGGCGACATTTTGTGCGGCGAAGTTAGAAAGCTGGCTACAAAAAGTGTGTCCCGATGTGGTTAAAATGTTTTTTGTGCCATTTTTCACCTTAATCATTGTGATTCCGCTGACCTTTATCATGATTGGACCAATTGCAACTTGGGCTAGTTCGTTACTGAGTTCAGCAGTTCTTTGGATCTATAATGTAAGTCCACCTTTAGCAGGTGCGGTCATTGGTGGTTTGTGGCAAGTTTTAGTAATGTTTGGCTTGCATTGGGGTTTTATTCCAATCGGGTTATTGAACATTCAATCGTTTGGTTATGATCCTGTTATGGCGTTAATGTTTGCAGTTCCATTCGCCACGATGGGAGCAGTATTGGGAGTTATGCTGAAAACCAAGGATAAGAAGGTGAAGTCATTGTGTGCACCGTGTTTTATTACGGGTATTTTCGGTATCTCAGAACCCGCGATCTACGGTATTACGCTACCTAGAAAAATACCATTTTATTGTACGTTGATTGCTGGAGCAGTGGGGGGGACGATCATGGGATTTGCTGGATCTAAAACCTATACTCAAGGTGGAATGGGGATTTTTGCTTTGCCAAATCGTATTTCAGAAAATGGTTTAGATATGGGCTTTTATGGGAGTTTGATTGGGATCATTGCAGCCTTCATCGTAGCATTTATTTTAACTTTTGTTTTTTGGAAAGAGCATCAGACTAACTAA
- a CDS encoding MurR/RpiR family transcriptional regulator, whose product MRFQQLLQNKINHFSETDKTICAYVYNHQELIPEISITILAEASYTSKSSVLRFVQKLGFKGFSEFKYLIDWYGVQDNLKKPLSIEDVSEHLNSVFSTIEEKSLSNFFELLRNTPRIYLLATGTDQQIQAQNFARAFLKMNIVCTLIPGNSNIELASIVLDNINKNDLIIVFSGSGNNVQINELLSIPLLKKTPIVSITVTQKNWLQEHSDLNFSILKKDAELMMGFSSGFCHLLIDFLAIRFRLYIEDLLIEQ is encoded by the coding sequence ATGAGATTCCAGCAGCTTTTACAAAATAAAATCAACCATTTTAGCGAGACGGATAAGACGATTTGCGCTTATGTATACAACCACCAAGAGTTGATTCCTGAAATCAGTATTACAATATTAGCTGAAGCCAGTTATACATCTAAATCCTCCGTCTTAAGATTTGTGCAAAAATTAGGGTTTAAAGGGTTTAGTGAGTTTAAATATTTGATTGATTGGTACGGTGTGCAAGATAATTTAAAAAAGCCCCTTTCAATTGAGGATGTGTCAGAACATTTAAACAGTGTCTTTTCTACTATTGAAGAAAAGAGCTTAAGCAATTTTTTTGAATTATTAAGAAATACTCCTAGAATCTATCTTTTAGCGACTGGAACAGATCAACAAATTCAAGCTCAAAATTTTGCTCGCGCTTTTTTAAAGATGAATATTGTCTGCACCTTGATTCCTGGAAATAGTAATATAGAACTTGCTAGTATTGTTTTGGATAATATCAATAAAAATGATCTTATTATTGTTTTTTCTGGTTCAGGAAATAATGTACAAATCAATGAATTGCTCTCGATACCACTTTTGAAAAAAACACCTATTGTGTCGATCACTGTGACACAAAAAAATTGGTTACAGGAACATTCTGATCTAAATTTTTCGATTTTAAAAAAAGATGCTGAACTAATGATGGGCTTTTCTTCCGGATTTTGTCATTTGTTGATCGATTTTTTGGCGATTCGTTTCAGACTTTATATCGAAGATTTATTAATTGAACAATAG
- a CDS encoding sulfatase → MKAIMLMFDTLSKAYLPNYGNNWVQAPNFDRLREKCITFDNFYGGSMPCMPARRELHTGKYNFLHRCWGPLEAFDYSVFEKLNQENIYTHLITDHSHYFEDGGATYHNRYSSWEGFRGQEGDRWIPRLGDWADHNTQPLNKPADSISRIQHLANRSQIKQESDMSSVQVIDRGLDFLQKNHEKDDWFLQLECFDPHEPFFVPEKYRDLYRLTETQDILYWPVYQHLSAEDKAQYQGDIAEMQKEYAALISMCDYHLGRVLDFMDEQEMWEDTLLIVNTDHGFLLGEHNWLGKNVAPMYEEIVHIPFFMHVPHHELNGQRVDGLCQTIDLPPTLAEYFGIEAFENMDGRSLFGLINQQKIPHQSILFGTNGGHVNLFDGRYTYMKASANKENLPLVNYTLMPTVIRGFYPENSLKNLALYEGDSFTNGFPCLKVPLNTSFSNSYEIGSLIFDHQTDPEQDSPIKDRELQKQLDQKLVQKMKDVGAPLEEFIRLGYEDTI, encoded by the coding sequence ATGAAAGCTATTATGCTTATGTTTGATACATTATCTAAAGCCTATTTACCAAACTATGGAAATAATTGGGTCCAGGCGCCTAATTTCGATCGACTTAGAGAAAAATGTATAACGTTTGACAATTTTTATGGTGGAAGTATGCCCTGTATGCCAGCAAGAAGGGAATTGCATACAGGAAAGTATAATTTTTTACATCGCTGTTGGGGACCATTAGAAGCGTTTGATTATTCTGTTTTTGAAAAATTAAATCAGGAAAATATCTATACCCATCTAATTACAGATCATTCTCATTATTTCGAAGATGGCGGCGCTACGTATCATAATCGTTATTCATCTTGGGAAGGATTTCGAGGTCAGGAAGGAGATCGTTGGATTCCTAGGTTGGGTGATTGGGCAGATCATAATACCCAACCATTGAATAAACCAGCAGATTCTATTTCAAGAATTCAACATCTTGCCAATCGTAGCCAAATAAAGCAGGAATCTGATATGTCTAGCGTTCAAGTGATTGATCGTGGGTTAGATTTTTTACAGAAAAATCACGAGAAGGATGACTGGTTTTTACAACTAGAGTGTTTCGATCCTCATGAACCATTTTTCGTGCCAGAAAAATATCGAGATCTTTATCGCCTGACAGAAACACAAGATATTCTGTATTGGCCAGTCTACCAGCATTTATCAGCTGAAGATAAGGCTCAATATCAAGGGGATATTGCTGAAATGCAGAAAGAATATGCCGCGTTAATCAGTATGTGTGATTATCATTTAGGGCGTGTTTTAGATTTTATGGATGAGCAAGAAATGTGGGAGGATACATTACTGATCGTTAACACAGATCATGGTTTCTTATTAGGGGAGCATAACTGGTTAGGTAAAAATGTTGCACCTATGTATGAAGAAATTGTTCACATCCCATTTTTTATGCATGTACCTCATCATGAATTAAATGGTCAAAGAGTTGATGGATTATGTCAAACGATTGATTTACCGCCCACCTTAGCAGAATATTTTGGAATTGAAGCCTTTGAAAATATGGATGGTCGCTCATTATTCGGTCTCATCAATCAGCAAAAGATTCCCCATCAAAGTATTTTATTCGGCACAAATGGTGGACATGTTAATTTGTTTGATGGACGATATACCTATATGAAAGCCTCCGCAAATAAAGAAAATCTGCCTTTAGTCAATTATACATTGATGCCAACAGTGATTAGAGGTTTTTATCCAGAAAATTCATTAAAAAATCTAGCGTTGTATGAAGGGGATTCGTTCACTAATGGTTTCCCCTGTTTAAAAGTTCCCTTGAACACTTCGTTTAGCAATTCTTACGAAATCGGCTCATTGATTTTTGATCATCAAACAGATCCAGAGCAAGATTCGCCAATAAAAGATCGAGAACTGCAAAAACAATTAGATCAAAAATTAGTTCAAAAAATGAAAGATGTCGGTGCACCGCTAGAAGAATTTATTAGATTAGGTTACGAGGACACTATTTAA